The stretch of DNA TAGTTCTCAGATTAATGGAGAAACAAGAATTTCTCAACAGACCATTATTCTTAAATCAAACGCAAAGGCACATAGGTGGTAAAAGGATACATCTGAGCAAAAAGAAAGAAGACGAAATCAGTCTTCTTTCTTTTTTATTAAAAAATTTTATATATATTAATCGGTATCCACGCTTTTGGTCCCCTCTGAACCTGTTTTCAACCAATGAAGGGAACCAAACCACGCTTTTGATT from Neobacillus sp. CF12 encodes:
- a CDS encoding YpzG family protein, translated to MDPHSLKFFKNSTRPKRASSQINGETRISQQTIILKSNAKAHRW